TACACAATTTAGGTTAACCAATGACTAAGCAATGCTTGTGTGGTGTAAAAGATCGCATCAGCAATTTaagaaaaaacacttaagcaaaacatggtcaggtcaaagtgtctgaataattttggtaacaaatttgaataaattttactggtagtccactgtatgaagaaATTTTGGGTATATGATGTCTCAGTTTACTATATTTTGCTATCCTTACATAACTAAACCATAGTGTCCTGACCCCACTAGTAAAAAAATATCTGGTGTGTCTGAATAATGTTTGCTTTGACTGTATGATcaataatgcattatatttcaaaatattctccatcttattacatttatttaaaaacattttataaaagatgccttttaaaatgttacttttactacctaaaattattttttacatgtatTCATCTTTGATGCTTGTTTTGACTTTTCAGCAATCTGGGAAGTGTTGAAGACTTTACTATGATCAACATATAAAAAGCATTGCATTCCTGAGACTTCCTCTGTGTATCTTCCGGTCTCTGAAGACCTCTTAGCGATATCCATAAACAAGATTATGGCGACTACTGAGAACAAGCGTTCAGACGTCCCCAAAGAGCAGGCACTTCTTAAAGTGCCATTAAAGCGGTTGATGCGAGACAACGTCAAAGACGGTGCGCCCATAAAGAAACGTGTGATGGCTGCTCTCAATCTATCCTGCAAAAAAATCCCAGAAACCTCTCTCGGCTCTCAGGTATCCAAAGCAACGGATAGGATAGAGGCGACTCCTGATCTGAGCCCTGGTTTGAAGCACACTCTAGCGCAGTTCTCTCTGAGCAGCCAATGTTCCCTCGGCGGCCCGGCTGCGTTTACTGGTCATCATGGTCAGTATAAGCTGGCGCCCCCTTTGGCCCAAGGAGGTATGGCAGGGGGGCCCCTACTAGTCCCCCCTGACAGCTCTACAGACCTCAGCGTCTGTTGTCTGGAGGGCGAGTCCATCTCCTGCTTCTCTGTGGGAGGCGAACTGCGTCTTTGTCTGCCCCAGCTGCTAAACACTGTCCTGTGGGACTTCTCATTGCAACAGATCAACTCTGTGTGTGACCAGCTGTATTTGTACTGTTCCCGCTGCGATGCCACACAGTTACACATCCTCAAAGTGCTGGGCGTCCTTCCACCAGGGACTCCATCCTGCGGTCTCATCACGCTGACCGATGCTCAACGTCTCTGCTACACCCTGCTGCATCCAGGTGAGGAACCATCTAGTGATTCACACAAAGGGCACGGCactgaagaggaggaagagaaagACGGTGAGGAATCTGGAAGATTTTGGGTGGAACACCAGTGTCTTGGCAAATGTCAAGGCCTGTTTGTACCCCAGCTTTACTCCAGCCCGGATGCGCCCTGTATCCGCTGCTCCCAATGCCGGATGCTCTTCTGCCCGGAGCGCTTTGTTATGCACTCCCATCGACAGCCAGACAAACGCACTTGTCACTGGGGCTTCGATTCAGCCAAGTGGGCCTGTTATCTGCAGCTGGCACAAAGACACCTGGGAACAGCAGATGAAGAGAAGCTAAAGCAGTCTCTGAAGGATATGAAGGCAAAGTTCCAGCAGGAGAAGAGGCAGCCACATATAGTGAGTATCTCTTGTATGTCATCTATTTTCATTAAAAGAAAGTAAGCAATTCATGTATTACAGtacagcaaaataaaataaaataaaaatcactgcATTTATCAGCTATTATAgattaatgttgttgtttttttaagtttgtTTACTTAAACCTTTACAGTCAGTCTAAAAAAGCACTTTACCTCAAGATAAAAGGGAAGCTatatcttctttttctttcattttaaggtgaaatatgaaaatatgaaattttgTGAGATTGACCCTATAAGCAAGTCTGCAGCCGAGAACATGTTGGAAAGACCATGTATGTCTCAGTCCCAAATTTTTCAAGTGGAAAGTAAACAGAAAATCGAATGTTGGGTCAGCTGAATCCAGCTCTCAACCCACACCAGATGTTTCCCTCCAAAGGAAATGGCTGAATGTGGTTCAAGCCGGGTCACTAGACTCTCAAACTCCTTCTGACAGAGTCTGCACAAACAGCCGGAGCCACGGCAACAGgggagagaaacagagagaaaaGACTGGGTGGGTGGGAGGgtagagaagaaaaaaatgaggaaagaatgagcaaaacgatagagagagagagacagagagagagagagtgaaagagAGTGGCTGGGACATTCTGTTACATGTGCCTGCAGAGTACTGCTTCCCCCTTTACTCCCTAGCACTCACCCTGCAGGACCTCCATCACCAACCAATCAGAGAGTAGACCCCTGGCCCCAGCCTCCCTCTCAGCCAATCAAATCTAAGAGCATTCAGCGAATTCCCATCTCATTATATAATGCTTAGCCAGAGACTCAAAAACATCCCCAGCAACCGCTGTTCTCAGACAGCCCATTGTCCGGATGCAGACTGGACTTCCtgtttacatttaataaaaatacatgaatacTTATTAGATATAATATACTCAAATTGTCTGTcagtctatctgtctgtctatcttttAGATAGATTGACCGTTATAGTCAAATCTGGGTCATTTGTGCTATTTCACAAGGTCTCAAATGAATCATGTCATTGTAGTGCATTAAGAGTGACGTCCAGATCATGTCGCGTTGTAAATAGTAGTGTAGATTAGAGTCCTCGTGCCATGAGTGCCACGTGACGGCCCCCAGACAGCTCACCCTTCCCCCAAAGACTCGTCTGGAGCTCTCGCACATGACTTCACATGTAAATGTATGAAAGcgtgtgtgtttttaataaacCTGTATTGCTTGTTTTGTTTCTAAGAGACACCGTTTTTACCACTGGTATACAGTAACAATCATATGCTTAGACAAGCTCTATTTCCATAGAAGAACCTCACAAGTATCAAGTGAAGCATCAGGTCCATTTTCTTAACCAAAGCCCGGAGGGACTTTTGAGTGTGAATTGTTAAGCTATGACCATGAAGGAAATTTTTGTCTCTGCATCGTGTGGGTGTATTTGTTTAAGTTCGTACATGCTCTGAGCGTGCGTGTGGTGTGCAATCTGGTCACTGAGGCTTTATGATAGATCAGATGGCCTATTTAAATTAAAGCAGCTTACGTTACTGACTGTTGATGGAAGAAGCATCCGCATTTCCTCCAGTATTCAGATGCATGTTTCCGTCTGAAATGTAAGAAATGTCACAATGCGAGTGTTGATCCTGGCAAAGATTTCACATCTGGCTTCTCTTTAGAATGAATTACAAGAGCTAACTGTGTGTGTCCATAAAGCCGTGCAGAAATGACATAGGGAACTGC
This DNA window, taken from Pseudorasbora parva isolate DD20220531a chromosome 24, ASM2467924v1, whole genome shotgun sequence, encodes the following:
- the skilb gene encoding SKI-like proto-oncogene b, with the protein product MATTENKRSDVPKEQALLKVPLKRLMRDNVKDGAPIKKRVMAALNLSCKKIPETSLGSQVSKATDRIEATPDLSPGLKHTLAQFSLSSQCSLGGPAAFTGHHGQYKLAPPLAQGGMAGGPLLVPPDSSTDLSVCCLEGESISCFSVGGELRLCLPQLLNTVLWDFSLQQINSVCDQLYLYCSRCDATQLHILKVLGVLPPGTPSCGLITLTDAQRLCYTLLHPGEEPSSDSHKGHGTEEEEEKDGEESGRFWVEHQCLGKCQGLFVPQLYSSPDAPCIRCSQCRMLFCPERFVMHSHRQPDKRTCHWGFDSAKWACYLQLAQRHLGTADEEKLKQSLKDMKAKFQQEKRQPHIGVSSPAFVFDSRLLASLKEDPDHDDLMWQSWNQNTPDKLAGNGLAQHSECVPGKEIGSTETEVLGDTHDEKNQDAHDTELKTATFAGQEKSGQLDDSSPDEWQKVDSSASKQSVGMTVEHSKDFMVMELLQMYSAQHEKLQSTLCRQKQLEKELQALRQGEAIDRCDLHGELEAVQTEHAQRLGEVQQEQRKLKSRLDKLRQQGCRCKELNTEPHQETIYATQLSELRQRLDRAEEDREELQEELRREREARERLERTISELKQQMRESAHPASMDSPTSSASSDALIPTPTP